A single window of Chloracidobacterium thermophilum B DNA harbors:
- a CDS encoding HesA/MoeB/ThiF family protein — MESFFERQERLSWWRQDVLRAARIMVVGAGALGNETLKNLALLGVRWMLVVDQDDIAPSNLSRTVLFQPSDIGRRKAKVAAERTQALCRDNGGTVRPLDADLVWDIGLGVFRRVDVILGCVDNDEARLAINRAARAVGIPWINAGMHELTGSVTSFSGEAGACFECAVTPDQVADAQSRYDSCEQVRRRYLVEERLPTIQVTSALTSALQVQEALKVLHREPVNFGVRYVYNGLTHGFHAIQLPYDPHCLAHGRLGSVVELPIGADASLRQTLDVLEAHFGHGVTVHLDRRYIRRIGCRRCGRPLLVQRPAHRIYDDELVCADCPSPGDFAISEAMPQVATADSYIEIVTCFTGDTFGGVPMTDEDERRTLRQLGIPPLHILTVEDRCGRRWSCELTGDVATVLGDWGVETLTSSRG, encoded by the coding sequence ATGGAATCCTTCTTTGAGCGACAGGAACGACTAAGCTGGTGGCGGCAGGATGTCCTGCGGGCGGCACGCATTATGGTGGTTGGGGCTGGTGCTCTGGGCAACGAGACCCTCAAAAACCTGGCCCTCCTTGGGGTGCGATGGATGCTGGTCGTTGACCAGGATGACATCGCCCCTTCCAACCTCAGTCGTACCGTCTTGTTTCAGCCTTCCGACATTGGTCGCCGCAAGGCAAAGGTCGCTGCTGAGCGGACACAAGCCCTCTGCCGTGATAACGGAGGAACGGTCCGCCCACTGGATGCCGACCTGGTGTGGGACATTGGCCTGGGGGTCTTTCGGCGGGTGGATGTGATTTTGGGCTGTGTGGATAACGACGAAGCGCGCTTGGCCATCAATCGCGCCGCGCGCGCCGTGGGCATTCCCTGGATCAATGCCGGCATGCATGAACTGACCGGCAGTGTCACCTCCTTTTCAGGTGAGGCCGGAGCCTGTTTTGAATGTGCTGTGACCCCGGATCAGGTCGCTGATGCACAATCACGGTATGATTCATGCGAGCAGGTGCGCCGGCGCTACCTCGTGGAAGAACGTTTGCCGACCATCCAGGTGACATCCGCACTGACTTCTGCTCTCCAGGTGCAGGAGGCGCTCAAGGTTTTGCACAGGGAGCCGGTGAACTTCGGTGTGCGGTACGTGTACAATGGACTCACCCACGGTTTTCACGCGATTCAGTTGCCTTATGACCCGCACTGTCTGGCGCATGGTCGGCTTGGCTCAGTTGTCGAACTGCCGATTGGCGCCGATGCTTCACTGAGACAGACGCTTGATGTTCTTGAAGCGCATTTCGGTCACGGTGTGACCGTTCACCTCGACCGGCGTTACATCCGCCGCATTGGGTGCCGTCGGTGTGGACGGCCGCTGCTGGTTCAGCGTCCGGCGCATCGGATCTACGATGACGAGTTGGTTTGCGCTGACTGTCCAAGCCCTGGTGATTTTGCTATAAGTGAAGCCATGCCACAGGTGGCCACCGCAGACAGTTACATTGAGATTGTGACCTGTTTTACAGGTGATACCTTTGGGGGAGTCCCCATGACAGATGAGGATGAAAGGCGTACGTTGCGTCAACTGGGAATCCCTCCCCTGCACATTCTGACAGTCGAAGACCGGTGTGGGCGGCGTTGGTCATGCGAGTTGACCGGTGACGTGGCAACGGTCTTGGGAGACTGGGGAGTAGAAACCTTGACCTCCTCACGTGGATAA
- a CDS encoding ubiquitin family protein, translating to MSDVDITFRNENNGKEVEVTVSDDMTADAILRNLVEAGVIPNVPGTTLVFRNMQLRPNQTLAQAGVVSGDTIGIFLNTRGGRQPLNSGNRIVVGYCS from the coding sequence ATGTCCGACGTTGACATCACTTTTCGCAATGAAAACAACGGGAAAGAGGTAGAAGTTACGGTTTCTGATGACATGACGGCAGATGCCATCCTGCGAAACCTCGTTGAAGCAGGTGTCATCCCGAATGTGCCGGGAACGACCCTCGTGTTTCGCAACATGCAACTGCGTCCCAATCAGACCCTGGCTCAGGCTGGGGTTGTTTCCGGGGACACCATTGGGATTTTTCTCAATACTCGCGGTGGGCGGCAGCCGTTGAACTCAGGCAACCGGATAGTGGTTGGTTACTGCTCATGA
- a CDS encoding DICT sensory domain-containing protein, which produces MSAPIVKTFEDIVHHLDARAERNGGGLPVTETDTFRTLNFSLMLSISHYIEDRFIEKRLSGLFVASFQKLSLFLPQQERYAAIARTSQQVWIIGEPDIAPPFIAENLQFFRPADAACRDYWIVLSDDTRFRIALFARECRLPEPQSAASVKNGYPGGKRRFEGFWTYRDEYIDTIRSSIQAHYARPELRILPQTDTVGIS; this is translated from the coding sequence ATGTCGGCACCCATCGTCAAAACGTTTGAAGACATTGTGCATCACCTCGACGCACGCGCCGAGCGCAACGGTGGCGGGCTGCCCGTCACGGAGACCGATACGTTCCGCACGCTCAACTTTTCCCTGATGTTGAGCATTTCACACTACATTGAGGACCGCTTCATCGAGAAACGGCTCTCTGGACTCTTCGTTGCCTCCTTCCAGAAACTTTCACTGTTTCTGCCCCAGCAGGAACGCTATGCGGCGATTGCCCGCACTTCACAACAAGTCTGGATCATTGGTGAACCAGACATTGCCCCCCCGTTCATTGCTGAGAACCTTCAGTTTTTCCGCCCGGCCGATGCCGCATGTCGGGACTACTGGATTGTTCTCAGTGACGACACCCGCTTCCGGATTGCCCTGTTTGCCCGCGAGTGTCGCCTGCCAGAGCCACAATCGGCGGCGTCCGTCAAAAACGGGTATCCTGGAGGAAAGCGTCGGTTTGAAGGGTTCTGGACTTACCGGGACGAGTACATAGATACCATCCGCAGTAGCATCCAAGCCCACTACGCCCGGCCGGAACTGCGTATTCTCCCCCAAACCGACACGGTGGGCATTTCATGA
- a CDS encoding 30S ribosomal protein S1: MADNVQPSGPEGVTIKPLRPPVVTSSPAPEEAAPEVEATATSGMEASEDTDFASMLDNYEQTSTSVSPGDIVVGQVVSITERGVVVDIGFKSEGLVPKEEFTGPDGELTVARGASVEVMVKQIEGGDGYVELSYADARRHHLWEVIEKAFTENQTVTGKITERTKGGLQVDLGGIKAFLPGSQADIRPLRNLDALIGREMTFRILKLNKKRNNIVLSRKVLLEEEMTARKAETLRMLDENVIVSGQVKNLTDYGAFIDLGGIDGLLHVTDMSWGRLPKPSDMFNIGDTIQVKVLKFDRERERVSLGYKQLLPDPWDTVTERYRKNDIVKGRVVSVTDYGAFVELEEGVEGLVHVSEMTWSKRIKHPSKLVSVGDEVEAMILEVDPANRRISLGMKQIQPNPWDSVAQRYSVGSRVSGKVRNLTDFGAFVEIEDGIDGLIHVSDLSWTKRVKHPSDVLKKGQSVEAIITNIDTANRRLSLSIKDLEPNAWERFFQSHRVGDVVTGKVVRLAGFGVFVELEEGIEGLCHISELSDQRVDRPESVVSVGQVLPFKILKLDESNRKIGLSARAVGKENDPEDVSNYLNNESMTSLGEVARFLRGDKESR; this comes from the coding sequence ATGGCAGACAATGTACAGCCGTCCGGTCCTGAAGGCGTGACGATTAAACCGTTACGCCCGCCGGTCGTTACTTCATCGCCAGCGCCAGAAGAGGCTGCCCCGGAAGTTGAGGCGACAGCAACGTCGGGGATGGAAGCGTCTGAGGATACCGACTTTGCATCTATGCTCGACAACTACGAGCAAACGTCCACTTCGGTTTCACCGGGGGACATCGTGGTTGGGCAGGTCGTCTCGATTACAGAGCGCGGGGTTGTTGTTGATATTGGCTTCAAATCAGAAGGGCTGGTGCCAAAAGAGGAGTTTACCGGACCGGATGGTGAATTGACCGTGGCGCGAGGGGCTTCGGTCGAGGTCATGGTCAAGCAGATTGAAGGCGGAGACGGCTACGTCGAGCTTTCGTATGCCGACGCCCGGCGGCATCACCTCTGGGAAGTCATTGAAAAAGCCTTTACGGAAAACCAGACCGTCACAGGAAAGATCACGGAGCGTACCAAAGGGGGGCTTCAAGTTGACTTGGGGGGCATAAAAGCCTTTTTACCGGGAAGCCAGGCTGATATTCGTCCGCTCCGCAACCTGGATGCCCTTATCGGGCGTGAGATGACCTTCCGCATTCTCAAGCTCAACAAGAAGCGCAACAACATTGTCCTGTCGCGCAAGGTTCTGCTCGAAGAGGAGATGACGGCTCGAAAGGCAGAAACCCTGCGGATGCTTGATGAAAACGTCATCGTCTCCGGGCAGGTCAAAAACCTGACAGATTATGGTGCGTTCATTGACCTTGGGGGAATTGACGGGCTGCTGCACGTGACGGACATGTCATGGGGACGGCTTCCGAAGCCGTCCGATATGTTTAACATCGGTGACACTATTCAGGTCAAGGTGCTCAAGTTCGACCGCGAGCGGGAGCGGGTCAGCCTTGGTTACAAGCAATTGCTTCCCGATCCGTGGGATACAGTGACAGAGCGGTATCGGAAAAACGACATTGTCAAAGGGCGGGTTGTCTCGGTCACAGACTATGGCGCATTTGTCGAACTTGAGGAGGGGGTTGAAGGGCTGGTTCACGTTTCCGAAATGACGTGGTCCAAGCGCATCAAGCATCCTTCCAAGCTGGTCTCGGTTGGTGACGAGGTCGAAGCCATGATTTTGGAAGTTGACCCAGCCAATCGCCGCATCAGCCTGGGGATGAAGCAAATCCAACCCAATCCCTGGGATTCGGTGGCGCAGCGGTATTCGGTGGGTTCACGGGTCAGTGGCAAGGTGCGGAACCTGACCGACTTCGGGGCTTTCGTGGAAATCGAGGATGGTATTGACGGCCTCATTCACGTCTCCGATCTGTCCTGGACGAAGCGCGTCAAGCACCCTTCCGACGTGTTGAAGAAAGGGCAGTCCGTCGAGGCTATCATCACCAACATTGACACGGCAAACCGACGCCTGAGCCTGTCCATCAAGGACCTTGAACCCAACGCCTGGGAGCGCTTCTTCCAGAGCCATCGGGTGGGCGATGTCGTGACGGGCAAGGTGGTGCGTCTGGCGGGCTTTGGGGTCTTCGTCGAACTCGAAGAGGGCATTGAGGGCCTGTGCCACATTTCTGAACTTTCCGACCAACGTGTTGACCGGCCTGAATCGGTTGTTTCGGTTGGACAGGTCTTGCCCTTCAAAATCCTCAAGCTGGATGAGTCCAACCGCAAGATTGGCCTGTCGGCGCGTGCGGTAGGCAAGGAAAATGACCCCGAGGATGTCAGCAACTACCTCAACAACGAAAGCATGACCAGCCTGGGTGAAGTGGCCCGTTTCCTACGTGGTGACAAGGAATCACGTTAG
- a CDS encoding NAD(P)/FAD-dependent oxidoreductase — translation MGKHRVLILGGGFGGLYTARALSALGVTQTAEVTLVSRTPTFLFLPLLYEILTDEVADWHIAPPFEEVLPRNCRFVCGEVLGGEFQPRRYGVRVRCADGEQTLEADTLVLALGSVADDFGLPGVKAHTRPFRSLADAHALKRSLVEAVQHAAAVPRETVSLVVIGAGPSGVELAAVAADRLQSELRQAGLPPTRAHLHLVDRLPEILPQYASALRHLAHRELARRHIKLHLGVGVASCSSAGVELEDGTHIAARTIVWTAGSRPAPVLAEFPFVRDRRGRIPVSRTLEVPGFPGVYALGDIAASVAAPATAQVAVRQALVVAHNIAAAQQGAALREYHYEPLGEMMTLGRGCAAANILGVVFNGVAGYLTRRLVYLLAMPEPWHAARVGLSWLGQSLEETWQAWSAPVPTSAS, via the coding sequence ATGGGAAAGCACCGGGTTCTGATCTTGGGAGGCGGGTTTGGCGGACTCTACACCGCGCGGGCGCTGAGCGCCCTGGGCGTAACCCAAACGGCAGAAGTTACCCTCGTCAGCCGTACTCCGACCTTTCTTTTCCTTCCACTGTTGTATGAAATCCTGACCGATGAGGTGGCTGACTGGCATATTGCGCCACCTTTTGAGGAAGTGTTGCCACGGAACTGCCGGTTTGTCTGTGGGGAAGTACTCGGCGGCGAATTTCAGCCACGTCGGTATGGCGTCCGCGTCCGCTGTGCCGACGGAGAGCAGACCCTTGAGGCAGACACCCTTGTACTGGCACTGGGCAGCGTAGCCGACGACTTTGGCCTGCCGGGCGTCAAGGCGCACACCCGTCCCTTTCGCTCCCTGGCGGATGCCCATGCTCTGAAAAGGTCACTGGTGGAGGCGGTGCAGCACGCGGCTGCTGTGCCACGGGAAACCGTCTCACTGGTCGTCATCGGGGCTGGCCCGAGTGGCGTCGAACTGGCGGCCGTGGCGGCTGACAGGCTTCAGTCCGAACTCCGTCAGGCCGGGCTGCCGCCAACCCGGGCGCATCTGCATCTTGTGGATCGCCTGCCTGAAATCCTGCCCCAGTATGCCTCTGCCCTGCGCCATCTGGCGCACCGTGAGTTGGCGCGCCGCCACATCAAGCTGCACTTGGGCGTTGGGGTTGCCTCCTGCTCGTCCGCTGGCGTGGAGCTGGAAGACGGCACACACATTGCCGCCAGGACCATCGTGTGGACGGCCGGCAGTCGTCCGGCACCGGTACTGGCGGAGTTTCCTTTTGTCCGTGACCGACGCGGGCGGATTCCGGTCAGCCGTACGCTCGAAGTTCCCGGTTTTCCAGGTGTGTATGCTTTGGGTGACATTGCCGCCAGCGTCGCAGCGCCGGCAACGGCCCAGGTCGCGGTACGGCAGGCGTTGGTCGTGGCACACAACATTGCCGCGGCGCAGCAGGGGGCGGCTTTGCGGGAGTACCACTACGAACCGCTGGGTGAAATGATGACCCTGGGGCGTGGCTGTGCGGCGGCCAACATCCTTGGTGTGGTGTTCAATGGTGTGGCTGGGTATCTCACGCGCCGTTTGGTGTACCTGCTGGCTATGCCAGAGCCGTGGCATGCCGCGCGGGTTGGCCTGAGCTGGCTAGGGCAGTCGCTGGAAGAAACCTGGCAGGCATGGTCAGCGCCGGTGCCCACATCGGCTTCCTGA
- a CDS encoding fumarylacetoacetate hydrolase family protein, whose translation MRLGLFRHPSRPLPFTGLVLDSLAVDVSHALTTPGDVFNLDTNARIALVTHAQAEAERQSQSVLPLTEVTYLPPVPRPGKIIAVGLNYRDHAAEQGKTPPTEPVIFAKYASAITAHNAPIVLPPNSREVDYEAELAVVIGKTARCVPREAAYDYVGGYTILNDVSARDMQRQDKQFTRAKSCDTFAPIGPWLVTPDDIPNPHALDIRLTRNGEVMQASNTREMIFDIPYLIWFLSQSMTLEPGDVISTGTPGGVGVFRQPPVFLQPGDEVAITIEHIGTLRNHVVASAAA comes from the coding sequence ATGCGCCTTGGATTGTTTCGTCACCCGTCCCGCCCCTTGCCCTTCACCGGTCTTGTGCTGGACAGCCTGGCCGTGGATGTCAGCCACGCCCTGACCACACCCGGCGATGTCTTCAACCTTGATACCAACGCCCGAATTGCTCTTGTCACCCACGCCCAGGCCGAAGCCGAACGGCAAAGCCAGTCCGTCCTTCCCCTGACCGAAGTGACCTACCTGCCGCCTGTGCCGCGTCCGGGGAAAATCATCGCCGTCGGACTGAACTACCGCGACCACGCCGCCGAACAGGGCAAAACACCGCCCACGGAACCCGTCATCTTTGCCAAGTACGCCAGCGCCATAACCGCCCACAACGCACCCATCGTCCTGCCGCCCAACAGCCGCGAAGTGGACTACGAAGCCGAGCTGGCTGTCGTCATCGGAAAAACCGCCCGCTGCGTGCCGCGCGAAGCCGCGTACGACTACGTTGGCGGCTACACCATTCTCAACGATGTCAGCGCCCGCGACATGCAACGCCAGGACAAGCAGTTTACCCGCGCCAAATCCTGCGACACCTTCGCGCCCATAGGTCCGTGGCTCGTGACGCCGGACGACATCCCCAACCCGCACGCCCTCGACATCCGCCTGACGCGCAACGGAGAGGTCATGCAGGCTTCCAACACCCGGGAAATGATTTTCGACATTCCCTATCTCATCTGGTTTCTGTCACAGTCCATGACGCTTGAACCCGGCGATGTCATCTCAACCGGGACACCCGGCGGCGTCGGCGTGTTCCGGCAACCGCCGGTCTTTCTCCAGCCCGGCGACGAAGTAGCCATCACAATCGAACATATCGGCACCCTTCGCAACCATGTCGTCGCCAGCGCCGCCGCCTGA
- the selA gene encoding L-seryl-tRNA(Sec) selenium transferase — MSSPAPPPDVRQRLRALPSVERLAQALARSLAADAAPARHTPAEQRAAAREAIARLRAELRQQPATEATPADLLARGLDLARQRLAAQPGLIPVINATGVILHTNLGRAPLAKAALDALLAVGQGYSNLEYDLSAGERSRRDRHGEAHWQALLGCEAALVVNNCAAAVWLVLDTLARGQTALISRGELVEIGGGFRIPDIMAKSGVRLCEVGTTNRTRLSDYEAALANTPDVRLIVRVHPSNFRLLGFTERPSLAALAALARQHNLLLFEDVGSGLLADLAGCGLDDEPSPARSLAEGTDVVTFSADKLLGGPQAGIIAGRQALIARIRQNPLLRVLRADKLTYAALEATLRLYRTGQTDAIPVLAMIRQSPADLDRRARRLARSIRRQIPPGSATVTLEAGQSVIGGGCAPHVQLPTTLICLSPRHLAAEELAAHLRCGTPPIVARIVRNNIVCDPRTVLPAQERDLVAGIVRSLA; from the coding sequence ATGTCGTCGCCAGCGCCGCCGCCTGACGTACGCCAGCGGTTGCGCGCCCTGCCGTCGGTCGAACGACTGGCCCAGGCCCTGGCCCGGTCGCTTGCCGCCGATGCCGCACCAGCCCGCCACACGCCCGCCGAGCAGCGCGCTGCCGCCCGCGAAGCCATTGCCCGCCTGCGCGCCGAACTCCGCCAGCAGCCCGCAACCGAGGCCACACCGGCAGACCTGCTGGCGCGTGGGCTGGACCTCGCCCGGCAGCGGCTGGCCGCCCAGCCGGGCCTGATCCCGGTCATCAATGCCACCGGCGTCATCCTGCACACCAACCTCGGCCGCGCGCCCTTGGCAAAAGCGGCGCTGGATGCCCTGCTGGCTGTCGGACAGGGCTACAGCAACCTGGAATATGACCTGTCCGCCGGCGAACGCAGCCGCCGTGACCGCCACGGCGAAGCCCACTGGCAGGCGCTGCTTGGCTGCGAAGCCGCGCTCGTCGTCAATAACTGCGCCGCCGCCGTGTGGCTGGTTCTCGATACGCTGGCACGCGGCCAGACAGCCCTGATTTCACGCGGCGAACTCGTGGAAATCGGCGGCGGGTTCCGCATTCCCGACATCATGGCCAAAAGCGGCGTCCGGCTGTGCGAAGTCGGCACAACCAACCGTACCCGCCTGTCCGACTACGAAGCCGCACTGGCAAACACGCCGGATGTACGCCTCATCGTCCGGGTTCATCCCTCGAACTTCCGCCTGCTGGGTTTTACGGAACGTCCATCGCTGGCAGCGTTGGCCGCACTGGCACGCCAGCACAACCTGCTGCTGTTTGAAGACGTGGGCAGCGGACTGCTGGCCGACCTCGCCGGCTGTGGGCTTGACGATGAACCATCTCCGGCGCGCTCGCTGGCCGAGGGCACCGATGTCGTGACCTTCAGCGCCGACAAACTGCTGGGCGGCCCCCAGGCCGGCATCATCGCCGGACGGCAGGCGCTCATCGCGCGCATCCGGCAAAATCCGCTGCTGCGCGTGCTGCGCGCTGACAAGCTGACCTACGCGGCGCTGGAAGCCACCCTGCGGCTGTACCGCACCGGTCAAACGGATGCCATTCCGGTACTGGCCATGATCCGCCAGTCGCCAGCCGACCTTGACCGCCGCGCCCGGCGGCTCGCCCGTTCCATTCGTCGTCAGATACCGCCCGGAAGCGCCACGGTGACGCTGGAAGCCGGCCAGTCCGTCATCGGCGGCGGCTGCGCGCCCCACGTCCAGCTTCCCACGACGCTCATCTGCCTCTCTCCCAGACACCTTGCAGCCGAAGAACTGGCTGCCCACCTGCGCTGTGGTACACCGCCTATCGTGGCGCGCATCGTGCGAAACAACATCGTGTGCGACCCGCGTACCGTGCTGCCCGCCCAGGAACGTGATCTGGTGGCAGGCATTGTCAGAAGTCTGGCCTGA
- a CDS encoding MFS transporter: MRQLLPERFRPLLSATVIVSALGYFVDIYDLLLFGIVRVPSLQALGLEGQRLLDDGILLLDVQMIGLLLGGILWGVLGDKRGRRSVLFGSILLYSVANFANAFIIELAALLPGGVTAFQLYVVLRFLAGVGLAGELGAAVTLVSESLPKDLRGYGTAIVAGVGVSGAVVAATVGKYFSWQVAYMTGGILGFLLLATRATLLESRMFQALETQEVSRGDFFALFTNGDRFRRFFCSILIGVPLWFAIGILITLSPELSRELGIPGITAGESIKYAYAGLVVGDLASGLLSQYFRSRRRVVFAFQTLTLLLTFVYVGSRGASPTYFYGLCFCIGIAAGYWAVFITIAAEQFGTNLRATVATSAPNFVRASVVPLTLALQWLTHHTALGLLYSALAVGIGCTLLAYLALALLEESHGKALDFVEAT; this comes from the coding sequence ATGCGCCAGCTTTTGCCTGAACGGTTTCGGCCACTCCTTTCGGCGACGGTGATTGTTTCGGCTTTGGGCTACTTCGTGGACATCTATGACCTGCTGCTGTTTGGCATCGTGCGCGTTCCCAGTTTGCAGGCGCTTGGTCTGGAAGGCCAGCGCCTGCTCGATGACGGCATCCTGTTGCTCGATGTGCAGATGATCGGGCTGCTGCTCGGCGGCATCCTGTGGGGCGTCCTTGGCGACAAGCGCGGACGGCGTTCCGTCCTGTTCGGTTCGATTCTGCTCTATTCCGTCGCCAACTTTGCCAACGCCTTCATCATCGAGCTGGCGGCGCTGCTGCCCGGCGGCGTCACGGCATTCCAACTCTATGTTGTGCTGCGTTTTCTGGCCGGCGTCGGGCTGGCCGGAGAACTGGGGGCAGCCGTGACGCTCGTCAGTGAAAGTCTGCCCAAAGACCTGCGCGGCTACGGAACAGCCATTGTCGCCGGCGTCGGCGTGTCAGGGGCCGTGGTGGCCGCTACCGTGGGCAAGTATTTCTCCTGGCAGGTGGCCTACATGACGGGCGGCATCCTGGGCTTTCTCCTGCTGGCGACCCGCGCCACCCTGCTCGAATCGCGGATGTTTCAGGCGCTTGAAACCCAGGAAGTGTCGCGCGGCGATTTCTTCGCCCTGTTTACAAACGGCGACCGCTTCCGCCGCTTCTTCTGCTCGATTCTCATCGGCGTGCCGCTGTGGTTTGCCATCGGGATTCTCATCACGCTGTCGCCGGAGCTGTCCCGTGAGTTGGGCATTCCGGGCATCACCGCCGGCGAATCCATCAAGTATGCCTACGCCGGACTCGTGGTGGGCGATCTGGCCAGCGGCCTGCTCAGCCAGTATTTCCGCAGCCGGCGGCGGGTCGTCTTTGCCTTTCAGACGCTGACCCTGCTGCTGACCTTCGTCTATGTCGGCTCACGGGGCGCGTCGCCGACCTACTTCTACGGGCTGTGCTTCTGCATCGGCATTGCGGCCGGCTACTGGGCGGTGTTCATCACGATTGCCGCCGAACAGTTCGGCACAAACCTGCGCGCCACTGTGGCCACCAGTGCGCCGAATTTTGTCCGGGCCTCGGTCGTCCCCCTGACGCTGGCGCTCCAGTGGCTGACACACCACACGGCGCTTGGGCTACTCTACAGCGCCCTGGCCGTCGGGATTGGCTGCACGCTGCTGGCCTATCTCGCGCTGGCGCTGCTGGAAGAGTCCCACGGCAAGGCGCTGGATTTCGTCGAGGCGACATAA
- the trpS gene encoding tryptophan--tRNA ligase codes for MTQPKRFLSGIQPSGKLHLGNYFGAIAQHLALQHEGEAFYFIANYHALTTINNAAQLRALTREVAAAYLALGLDPQRAVLFRQSDVPELHELAWLLATVTGMGLLERAHAYKDKVARGIAPKVGLFYYPVLMAADILAYRSNVVPVGADQVQHVEMTRDMAGYFNHTYGEVFVLPEVRVSEVAGLVPGTDGQKMSKSYGNVIELFADDAALKKSVMGIVTDSAPVEAPKDPERNTIFQLYALVATPEEKAAMADAFRAGGYGYGEAKKALLAKLKTFFGPARERFAALLARPDDIEDVLREGARRARAEALATIEAARAACGLA; via the coding sequence ATGACCCAACCAAAACGTTTTCTCTCCGGCATTCAACCTTCGGGCAAACTCCATCTGGGCAACTACTTTGGCGCCATTGCGCAGCATCTGGCGCTTCAGCACGAAGGCGAGGCGTTTTATTTCATTGCCAACTACCACGCGCTGACGACCATCAACAACGCCGCCCAACTGCGTGCGCTTACGCGCGAGGTGGCCGCCGCCTACCTGGCGCTGGGACTCGACCCCCAGCGCGCCGTGCTGTTCCGCCAGTCGGACGTTCCCGAACTGCACGAACTCGCGTGGCTTCTGGCCACCGTGACCGGCATGGGGCTGCTCGAACGCGCCCACGCCTACAAGGACAAGGTTGCGCGCGGGATTGCTCCCAAAGTCGGGCTGTTTTACTACCCGGTGCTCATGGCCGCGGACATCCTGGCTTACCGTTCAAACGTCGTTCCGGTCGGGGCCGACCAGGTGCAGCACGTGGAGATGACCCGCGACATGGCCGGCTACTTCAACCACACCTACGGCGAGGTGTTCGTGCTGCCGGAAGTCCGCGTCAGTGAAGTGGCCGGCCTCGTGCCGGGAACCGACGGGCAGAAGATGAGCAAGTCGTACGGAAATGTCATCGAACTCTTTGCTGATGACGCGGCGCTGAAAAAGTCCGTCATGGGGATTGTCACTGACTCCGCGCCCGTTGAAGCCCCCAAGGACCCGGAGCGGAATACGATTTTCCAGCTTTACGCGCTGGTCGCCACGCCGGAGGAAAAGGCTGCCATGGCGGATGCCTTTCGCGCTGGCGGCTACGGCTACGGGGAAGCCAAAAAAGCCCTGCTGGCCAAGCTGAAAACCTTTTTCGGTCCGGCGCGTGAGCGTTTTGCGGCGCTGCTGGCGCGGCCCGATGACATCGAGGACGTACTGCGGGAGGGCGCCCGGCGCGCACGCGCCGAGGCGCTGGCAACCATCGAGGCCGCGCGTGCGGCCTGCGGTCTGGCATGA
- a CDS encoding methyltransferase family protein, which produces MKGPRDSAAGWRHRAQTLRVPLGFVAAALFVLLAQPTPVSMAIGGSLSLVGLGWRAWATGHLRKDEVLTVRGPYRLARNPLYWGSAWMTTGCLTAGAPWPLALLVAGLFVGIYWPVMQAEAAHLARLFPNTYPAYAAQTPLFVPDLRRLAAALGDGFDWRLYVRHREYQAGLGLAAVFLLLGLKLWWAG; this is translated from the coding sequence ATGAAAGGTCCGCGTGATTCGGCGGCCGGGTGGCGGCACCGGGCCCAGACGCTGCGCGTTCCGTTGGGTTTTGTGGCGGCGGCGCTGTTTGTGCTGCTGGCGCAGCCGACGCCGGTTTCCATGGCAATTGGCGGCAGCCTCAGTCTCGTCGGGCTGGGCTGGCGGGCCTGGGCCACCGGCCACCTGCGCAAGGACGAAGTGCTGACGGTGCGGGGGCCCTACCGACTGGCGCGCAATCCGCTGTACTGGGGAAGTGCCTGGATGACCACGGGCTGTCTGACGGCCGGCGCGCCATGGCCGCTCGCTCTGTTGGTTGCCGGGTTGTTTGTCGGGATTTACTGGCCGGTCATGCAGGCGGAAGCCGCGCACCTGGCCCGTTTGTTTCCCAATACCTATCCGGCATACGCGGCCCAGACACCGCTCTTCGTGCCCGACCTGCGCCGCCTGGCGGCCGCCTTGGGAGATGGCTTTGACTGGCGGCTGTACGTACGCCACCGCGAATATCAGGCCGGGCTGGGGCTGGCGGCGGTTTTCCTGCTGCTGGGCCTCAAGCTCTGGTGGGCAGGGTGA